A region of Ornithodoros turicata isolate Travis chromosome 5, ASM3712646v1, whole genome shotgun sequence DNA encodes the following proteins:
- the LOC135396181 gene encoding uncharacterized protein LOC135396181 isoform X1, which translates to MPHANTYTRSVLISTYRLMSDTSPPSDEPSTLSESPLKTCRWKYTKVAHLRCHLFLLFGSFATVLPYTSTQADELGIDTPYVAIMMAVVPVTTVLATGTVSQCESRNSKLKLVLILIVLVQSSCHLLTIHIRPIEHHSVYEHEIEPSCSTDNVTLSVCMPGPMFNHTALCKDTWTEDAPGDRTALICALACGCFCKPRSTGRSCVIEEKFLQGCSNTICMTFDISNYTFLCNSNIVPPCELSCTRSPSQEHADVPSNSSRRPKLPLWSKAFWKSAVENPQIVKFLALRLSGIVLSGLAVTFTVVACHLVISDAWTMDGRELLWGSAGWGVVSLLTGHLNHFASKDDPHRINFTFAMRLMTAINLLDVVVLLTLPLPRRESKPQPILMDAHSLYRTLRTTVYLSLTFLMGSLSGVIWTYGPLGLRIIGAHPVLVGATLAVQGLGGELLNFFLSNVIVQSLGLSHAVNLSIVGMFVRLLVYGLGFTPWLVLPVELLQGFTLGLFIKGSIALVSMAGEEGIERQVHQVISTMYHGVGACFGAFVAGCIIYVFDFTTAYVASSSFALFGLCVHVLYTYFAASINTGVFVLFIAVSERRHVLVTFSPSVEGGSEQSRMSQAGRDSSTITSTTSVV; encoded by the exons ATGCCTCATGCGAATACCTACACTCGATCGGTACTTATTTCTACTTATCGCTTGATGTCAGACACTTCGCCTCCCTCGGATGAACCATCCACA CTATCTGAGAGTCCGCTGAAGACTTGTAGATGGAAGTACACAAAAGTCGCACACCTCAGGTGCcatcttttccttctttttggcT CCTTCGCGACAGTGCTGCCCTACACGTCCACGCAGGCCGATGAACTTGGAATCGATACCCCGTACGTCGCCATCATGATGGCTGTGGTTCCCGTCACTACCGTCCTGGCCACTGGCACCGTGTCCCAATGTGAAAGCAGAAACAGCAAGCTTAAACTGGTGTTGATCCTAATCGTCCTAGTGCAATCCAGCTGTCACTTGCTAACCATTCACATACGTCCGATAGAACATCATTCCGTCTACGAACACGAGATCGAACCATCATGCTCAACAGATAATGTAACACTTTCTGTCTGCATGCCTGGCCCAATGTTCAATCATACAGCCCTCTGCAAGGATACTTGGACTGAAGATGCTCCAGGTGATCGCACAGCCCTTATTTGTGCCCTAGCCTGTGGTTGCTTCTGCAAGCCGAGGTCTACCGGCCGTTCATGTGTAATCGAAGAGAAGTTCCTCCAAGGTTGTTCTAATACCATCTGTATGACGTTCGACATCTCAAACTACACGTTCCTCTGCAACAGTAACATTGTACCACCGTGCGAGTTGTCATGCACACGATCACCTAGTCAAGAGCACGCAGATGTTCCATCGAATTCATCGAGGAGGCCGAAACTTCCATTGTGGAGCAAGGCATTTTGGAAGTCTGCTGTCGAAAACCCGCAGATTGTCAAGTTCCTCGCGCTGCGGTTATCCGGCATCGTATTGTCGGGACTAGCGGTAACCTTTACCGTTGTTGCTTGTCACTTAGTCATAAGCGACGCCTGGACAATGGACGGAAGGGAGCTGTTGTGGGGGTCTGCAGGCTGGGGCGTTGTCTCCCTACTCACAGGTCACCTCAACCACTTTGCAAGCAAGGATGATCCGCACCGCATCAACTTCACTTTTGCCATGCGCCTCATGACTGCCATCAACCTGCTCGATGTGGTGGTACTCTTGACCCTGCCGTTACCGCGGCGTGAATCCAAGCCTCAACCAATCTTAATGGACGCGCATTCCCTATACCGGACTTTGAGGACCACAGTATACCTATCACTGACGTTCCTCATGGGATCCTTATCGGGGGTTATCTGGACTTACGGTCCTTTGGGACTCCGAATCATCGGAgcgcatccagtgctcgttggTGCAACACTTGCAGTACAAGGGCTTGGAGGAGAGCTGTTGAACTTCTTCCTGTCAAATGTCATCGTTCAATCCCTGGGACTGAGTCACGCCGTTAATCTGTCGATCGTCGGCATGTTTGTTCGCTTACTGGTGTATGGACTTGGATTCACACCGTGGTTAGTCTTACCTGTAGAACTCTTACAAGGCTTTACGCTGGGGCTATTCATCAAAGGCTCCATCGCACTCGTCAGCATGGCAGGAGAGGAAGGCATTGAACGTCAAGTTCATCAAGTGATATCCACGATGTATCATGGTGTAG GTGCCTGCTTCGGTGCTTTCGTGGCTGGGTGCATCATCTATGTATTTGATTTTACTACGGCATATGTTGCCTCGAGCAGCTTTGCTCTATTCGGACTCTGCGTCCATGTATTGTATACCTACTTCGCTGCTTCTATCAACACTGGAG taTTTGTCTTGTTCATCGCAGTTTCAGAACGGAGACACGTTTTGGTGACCTTTTCTCCCAGTGTCGAAGGTGGCAGCGAGCAATCAAGAATGTCTCAAGCAGGAAGGGACAGTTCTACTATCACAAGCACAACATCTGTTGTTTGA
- the LOC135394718 gene encoding papilin-like isoform X1, whose product MCHTQPCYDARAVGCKPLFLGLVALTTKTKERFLCRRFPMAERTISTQVVNTNHSSETICSRPDGPSRNTVTVSIMTTSSLLLLGLIVFLIYSGKTLRANEFTIQPAANYTAFYDAYGHYQRDGSLDRGREVLTGPCEDLNEQRYSSYFDYDTSVCSAFLGDLRYCLMGDNRFHTRDDCRRACINPGFQKNRCKEMRTGYCTGPYDKVYNVIFNGRCRVSKSMLCLQGNNRFLNIEECERFCCASCNSEYCLAPVIEGRCLTSDLQYRFYYDNATRQCLNHRGICLKGRNRYRSLESCASHFPIKSESRIRCA is encoded by the exons ATGTGTCATACACAGCCGTGCTACGATGCTCGTGCTGTAGGCTGCAAGCCCCTGTTCTTAGGACTGGTGGCACTTACCACGAAGACGAAGGAAAGGTTCCTCTGCAGGCGTTTTCCAATGGCTGAAAGAACCATATCAACGCAAGTGGTCAACACTAACCACT CTTCAGAGACCATCTGCAG CCGTCCTGACGGCCCATCCAGGAACACGGTAACCGTGTCCATCATGACAACCTCCTCTCTTCTCCTTCTTGGACTCATCGTTTTTCTCATCTATTCCGGCAAAACGCTCCGAGCTA ATGAATTTACGATACAAC CAGCAGCCAATTATACAGCGTTTTACGATGCATACGGACATTATCAGCGCG ATGGTTCCCTGGACCGTGGCCGCGAGGTATTGACGGGCCCATGTGAGGACCTAAACGAGCAACGCTACTCATCTTACTTCGACTACGACACCAGCGTCTGCTCTGCGTTCCTCGGCGACCTCCGCTACTGCCTCATGGGAGACAACCGCTTTCATACCAGAGATGATTGCAGGAGAGCGTGCATTAACCCAG GATTTCAGAAGAACCGTTGCAAGGAGATGCGAACTGGTTATTGCACGGGCCCTTACGACAAGGTTTACAACGTCATCTTTAACGGACGCTGTCGCGTTTCCAAGTCGATGCTATGTCTGCAAGGGAACAACAGGTTTCTCAACATCGAAGAGTGCGAGAGGTTCTGTTGTGCGTCAT GCAACAGCGAATATTGTTTAGCACCCGTCATTGAAGGCCGGTGCTTGACATCAGACCTGCAGTATCGCTTCTACTATGACAATGCGACCCGGCAGTGCCTGAACCATAGAGGGATTTGCCTGAAGGGACGCAACCGATATCGATCTCTGGAGAGCTGCGCGAGCCACTTTCCGATAAAGA GTGAAAGCAGGATCAGGTGCGCGTGA
- the LOC135394718 gene encoding papilin-like isoform X2, whose protein sequence is MCHTQPCYDARAVGCKPLFLGLVALTTKTKERFLCRRFPMAERTISTQVVNTNHSSETICSRPDGPSRNTVTVSIMTTSSLLLLGLIVFLIYSGKTLRANEFTIQPANYTAFYDAYGHYQRDGSLDRGREVLTGPCEDLNEQRYSSYFDYDTSVCSAFLGDLRYCLMGDNRFHTRDDCRRACINPGFQKNRCKEMRTGYCTGPYDKVYNVIFNGRCRVSKSMLCLQGNNRFLNIEECERFCCASCNSEYCLAPVIEGRCLTSDLQYRFYYDNATRQCLNHRGICLKGRNRYRSLESCASHFPIKSESRIRCA, encoded by the exons ATGTGTCATACACAGCCGTGCTACGATGCTCGTGCTGTAGGCTGCAAGCCCCTGTTCTTAGGACTGGTGGCACTTACCACGAAGACGAAGGAAAGGTTCCTCTGCAGGCGTTTTCCAATGGCTGAAAGAACCATATCAACGCAAGTGGTCAACACTAACCACT CTTCAGAGACCATCTGCAG CCGTCCTGACGGCCCATCCAGGAACACGGTAACCGTGTCCATCATGACAACCTCCTCTCTTCTCCTTCTTGGACTCATCGTTTTTCTCATCTATTCCGGCAAAACGCTCCGAGCTA ATGAATTTACGATACAAC CAGCCAATTATACAGCGTTTTACGATGCATACGGACATTATCAGCGCG ATGGTTCCCTGGACCGTGGCCGCGAGGTATTGACGGGCCCATGTGAGGACCTAAACGAGCAACGCTACTCATCTTACTTCGACTACGACACCAGCGTCTGCTCTGCGTTCCTCGGCGACCTCCGCTACTGCCTCATGGGAGACAACCGCTTTCATACCAGAGATGATTGCAGGAGAGCGTGCATTAACCCAG GATTTCAGAAGAACCGTTGCAAGGAGATGCGAACTGGTTATTGCACGGGCCCTTACGACAAGGTTTACAACGTCATCTTTAACGGACGCTGTCGCGTTTCCAAGTCGATGCTATGTCTGCAAGGGAACAACAGGTTTCTCAACATCGAAGAGTGCGAGAGGTTCTGTTGTGCGTCAT GCAACAGCGAATATTGTTTAGCACCCGTCATTGAAGGCCGGTGCTTGACATCAGACCTGCAGTATCGCTTCTACTATGACAATGCGACCCGGCAGTGCCTGAACCATAGAGGGATTTGCCTGAAGGGACGCAACCGATATCGATCTCTGGAGAGCTGCGCGAGCCACTTTCCGATAAAGA GTGAAAGCAGGATCAGGTGCGCGTGA
- the LOC135394717 gene encoding xyloside xylosyltransferase 1-like gives MQSPITKAAAYALFFAGVCLIIWCNLLTMYPTRLNDRNATIVDVHVNQSVVRPHREPSETINVAFVAKYAFRNMKVGRTMTRCLKSILKHTNRTLHLHVLADPQSFQRLSRVLYLIGEEAKGKFDVSLYNITAVEADNKPVIKILRTLFFTKDVGRYNDDMFFITEIFHRVFNLRRIIFLDLDLQFEVNIGELYDIFRLFKPQNLIGIGNDLQPQYRKDFAKYRSKHNETDVGSPRPGRQGFNTGVMLMDLDKIRGSKLYNGLLGYDALKQLCDKYQFRGMLGHQDFFTLLGMEFPEWFHVLDCVWNRQLDTGWRNSVGEKIFESYHRCPGRVKVYHGNGNARIPDDDP, from the exons ATGCAGTCCCCGATTACCAAAGCGGCTGCATATGCCCTGTTCTTCGCCGGTGTCTGCCTCATAATATGGTGCAACTTACTAACAATGTACCCAACGCGACTCAATGACAGGAACGCTACGATCGTTGATGTCCATGTGAACCAGAGTGTTGTTCGTCCCCATAGGGAGCCCTCGGAAACTATTAATGTGGCGTTCGTAGCGAAGTACGCGTTTCGGAACATGAAAGTCGGCCGGACTATGACTCGATGTTTGAAGAGCATCCTGAAACACACGAACAGGACATTGCATCTGCATGTCCTGGCGGATCCGCaaagtttccagcggttgagtCGAGTGCTGTACTTGATTGGGGAAGAGGCGAAGGGCAAGTTTGAC GTGTCGCTGTACAACATCACCGCGGTTGAGGCAGACAACAAACCCGTCATCAAGATCCTGCGAACGCTCTTCTTCACGAAAGACGTTGGACGCTATAACGACGACATGTTTTTCATCACTGAAATATTCCACCGAGTGTTCAACCTCAGAAGAATCATATTCCTGGATCTCGATCTTCAGTTTGAGGTCAACATTGGTGAACTTTACGACATCTTTCGCTTATTCAAGCCTCAGAACCTCATTGGAATCGGCAATGACCTGCAACCGCAATACCGCAAAGACTTCGCGAAATATCGTTCCAAGCACAACGAAACCGATGTTGGAAGTCCACGACCTGGAAGACAAGGCTTCAACACTGGCGTCATGCTTATGGACTTGGACAAAATTCGTGGATCCAAGCTGTACAACGGGCTTCTTGGGTACGATGCCTTAAAGCAGCTCTGCGACAAGTACCAGTTCAGAGGAATGTTGGGACACCAAGACTTTTTTACATTACTTGGAATGGAgttcccggaatggttccatgTCCTGGACTGTGTCTGGAACCGCCAACTAGACACCGGCTGGCGCAACAGTGTGGGAGAAAAAATCTTCGAAAGTTACCATAGGTGCCCTGGTAGGGTAAAGGTGTACCATGGAAATGGCAACGCCAGGATACCAGATGACGACCCGTGA
- the LOC135396181 gene encoding uncharacterized protein LOC135396181 isoform X2, producing the protein MPHANTYTRSVLISTYRLMSDTSPPSDEPSTLSESPLKTCRWKYTKVAHLRCHLFLLFGSFATVLPYTSTQADELGIDTPYVAIMMAVVPVTTVLATGTVSQCESRNSKLKLVLILIVLVQSSCHLLTIHIRPIEHHSVYEHEIEPSCSTDNVTLSVCMPGPMFNHTALCKDTWTEDAPGDRTALICALACGCFCKPRSTGRSCVIEEKFLQGCSNTICMTFDISNYTFLCNSNIVPPCELSCTRSPSQEHADVPSNSSRRPKLPLWSKAFWKSAVENPQIVKFLALRLSGIVLSGLAVTFTVVACHLVISDAWTMDGRELLWGSAGWGVVSLLTGHLNHFASKDDPHRINFTFAMRLMTAINLLDVVVLLTLPLPRRESKPQPILMDAHSLYRTLRTTVYLSLTFLMGSLSGVIWTYGPLGLRIIGAHPVLVGATLAVQGLGGELLNFFLSNVIVQSLGLSHAVNLSIVGMFVRLLVYGLGFTPWLVLPVELLQGFTLGLFIKGSIALVSMAGEEGIERQVHQVISTMYHGVGACFGAFVAGCIIYVFDFTTAYVASSSFALFGLCVHVLYTYFAASINTGVSERRHVLVTFSPSVEGGSEQSRMSQAGRDSSTITSTTSVV; encoded by the exons ATGCCTCATGCGAATACCTACACTCGATCGGTACTTATTTCTACTTATCGCTTGATGTCAGACACTTCGCCTCCCTCGGATGAACCATCCACA CTATCTGAGAGTCCGCTGAAGACTTGTAGATGGAAGTACACAAAAGTCGCACACCTCAGGTGCcatcttttccttctttttggcT CCTTCGCGACAGTGCTGCCCTACACGTCCACGCAGGCCGATGAACTTGGAATCGATACCCCGTACGTCGCCATCATGATGGCTGTGGTTCCCGTCACTACCGTCCTGGCCACTGGCACCGTGTCCCAATGTGAAAGCAGAAACAGCAAGCTTAAACTGGTGTTGATCCTAATCGTCCTAGTGCAATCCAGCTGTCACTTGCTAACCATTCACATACGTCCGATAGAACATCATTCCGTCTACGAACACGAGATCGAACCATCATGCTCAACAGATAATGTAACACTTTCTGTCTGCATGCCTGGCCCAATGTTCAATCATACAGCCCTCTGCAAGGATACTTGGACTGAAGATGCTCCAGGTGATCGCACAGCCCTTATTTGTGCCCTAGCCTGTGGTTGCTTCTGCAAGCCGAGGTCTACCGGCCGTTCATGTGTAATCGAAGAGAAGTTCCTCCAAGGTTGTTCTAATACCATCTGTATGACGTTCGACATCTCAAACTACACGTTCCTCTGCAACAGTAACATTGTACCACCGTGCGAGTTGTCATGCACACGATCACCTAGTCAAGAGCACGCAGATGTTCCATCGAATTCATCGAGGAGGCCGAAACTTCCATTGTGGAGCAAGGCATTTTGGAAGTCTGCTGTCGAAAACCCGCAGATTGTCAAGTTCCTCGCGCTGCGGTTATCCGGCATCGTATTGTCGGGACTAGCGGTAACCTTTACCGTTGTTGCTTGTCACTTAGTCATAAGCGACGCCTGGACAATGGACGGAAGGGAGCTGTTGTGGGGGTCTGCAGGCTGGGGCGTTGTCTCCCTACTCACAGGTCACCTCAACCACTTTGCAAGCAAGGATGATCCGCACCGCATCAACTTCACTTTTGCCATGCGCCTCATGACTGCCATCAACCTGCTCGATGTGGTGGTACTCTTGACCCTGCCGTTACCGCGGCGTGAATCCAAGCCTCAACCAATCTTAATGGACGCGCATTCCCTATACCGGACTTTGAGGACCACAGTATACCTATCACTGACGTTCCTCATGGGATCCTTATCGGGGGTTATCTGGACTTACGGTCCTTTGGGACTCCGAATCATCGGAgcgcatccagtgctcgttggTGCAACACTTGCAGTACAAGGGCTTGGAGGAGAGCTGTTGAACTTCTTCCTGTCAAATGTCATCGTTCAATCCCTGGGACTGAGTCACGCCGTTAATCTGTCGATCGTCGGCATGTTTGTTCGCTTACTGGTGTATGGACTTGGATTCACACCGTGGTTAGTCTTACCTGTAGAACTCTTACAAGGCTTTACGCTGGGGCTATTCATCAAAGGCTCCATCGCACTCGTCAGCATGGCAGGAGAGGAAGGCATTGAACGTCAAGTTCATCAAGTGATATCCACGATGTATCATGGTGTAG GTGCCTGCTTCGGTGCTTTCGTGGCTGGGTGCATCATCTATGTATTTGATTTTACTACGGCATATGTTGCCTCGAGCAGCTTTGCTCTATTCGGACTCTGCGTCCATGTATTGTATACCTACTTCGCTGCTTCTATCAACACTGGAG TTTCAGAACGGAGACACGTTTTGGTGACCTTTTCTCCCAGTGTCGAAGGTGGCAGCGAGCAATCAAGAATGTCTCAAGCAGGAAGGGACAGTTCTACTATCACAAGCACAACATCTGTTGTTTGA